Proteins found in one Pagrus major chromosome 20, Pma_NU_1.0 genomic segment:
- the sh3bp1 gene encoding bargin, whose protein sequence is MLRQSLSILKQLSSGAKTQDATDLLHEDLVLVEQRVEPAKKAAQVLHKKLQGCMQSQQGLDAEKRMKKLPLMLLSISMAESLKDFDAESSIRRVLEMCCFMEKMLASMLADFEMKVEKAVLEPLNKLSEDDLPEILKNKKQFAKLTTDWNNARTRSQASTGPQAKQDGLREEVEEAWRRLESIKDQYSADLYHFATKEEDYANYFIRLLELQAEYHKNSHEFLNKNISELKENHSQKGPPLSLSNQKVYGEPLLTHLSESDREIAAPIQECIHMLLRTGMREEGLFRLAAAASVVKRLKTCLDQETLDHSEFSMDPHAVAGALKCYLRELPEPLMTFELYSDWFKAAGEKDLTEKLEQFKALLKRLPPENYNNLRYLVQFLSLLSEQQAVNKMTPSNIAIVLGPNLLWPRAEGEAALFDMASASSVQVVTIIEPLIQHSSSLFPEAVSFEIPELPEVPEDTLSAPVAQSLMSERMKLSRTVSSSSSTTSSCSSFHLPLSKTNSTASQDSGGFFLVKSGSVSRSGTTTWASPVAETAAPTHQNTTSSSSPLSVNPSPVVTFNTSTACSSAANQGPAPVPKATGPAPSTGQIRSPTQRQCSDQGQLEPILEAPPDSPKALVKISSPYKPKRSFNVTKANQANEQVTVQFTKPRPPAPPRLQAPPLPTTAPADADTRTQPVPAPRGQPANQKKPPPKKPGLRAPNCPPPLPPPSQPKAVPSLAQ, encoded by the exons ATGCTCCGGCAGTCTCTGAGCATCCTGAAGCAGCTCAGCTCTGGTGCAAA GACACAAGATGCCACTGATCTTCTGCATGAGGACCTGGTTTtg GTGGAGCAGCGGGTGGAACCGGCCAAGAAGGCGGCTCAGGTCCTTCACAAGAAGCTGCAGGGCTGCATGCAGAGTCAGCAGGGGCTGGACGCCGAAAAACGAATG AAAAAGCTCCCCCTGATGCTGCTGTCCATCAGCATGGCTGAGAGCCTCAAAGACTTCGATGCAGAGTCCTCTATCAG GAGGGTGTTGGAGATGTGCTGCTTCATGGAGAAGATGTTGGCCAGCATGCTGGCAGACTTTGAGATGAAAGTGGAGAAGGCCGTTCTGGAGCCCCTCAACAAGCTCAGCGAG GACGATTTACCGGAGATTCTCAAGAACAAGAAGCAGTTTGCGAAGCTCACAACAGACTGGAACAATGCAAGAACCAG GAGCCAAGCCAGCACAGGTCCCCAGGCAAAGCAGGATGGGCTCAGGGAGGAAGTGGAAGAAGCGTGGAGGAGGTTGGAGAGCATCAAG GACCAATACTCTGCAGATCTGTATCATTTTGCAACTAAGGAAGAAGATTACGCCAACTACTTCATCCGT CTTCTCGAGCTGCAAGCAGAGTACCACAAAAATTCACACGAGTTCCTGAACAAAAACATCAGCGAGCTCAAAGAGAATCACAGTCAAAAAG GGCCACCGCTGAGCCTCTCCAACCAAAAGGTCTACGGGGAGCCTCTGTTGACTCATCTGTCTGAAAGCGACAGAGAAATCGCTGCACCGATCCAGGAGTGTATTCACATGCTGCTCAGAACGGGCATGAGGGAGGAG GGTCTGTTCCGTCTGGCAGCGGCAGCCTCAGTGGTGAAGAGGCTGAAGACCTGCTTGGATCAAGAAACGCTCGACCACAGCGAGTTCAGCATGGACCCTCACGCTGTGGCTG GGGCTTTGAAGTGTTACCTGCGAGAACTCCCCGAACCTCTGATGACCTTTGAACTCTACAGTGACTGGTTCAAAGCAGCAGG agaaaaagaccTGACAGAGAAGCTAGAGCAGTTCAAAGCACTTCTGAAGAGACTGCCACCTGAAAACTACAACAACCTCAG GTACCTGGTCCAGTTCTTGTCTCTGTTGTCTGAGCAGCAGGCTGTGAACAAGATGACGCCCAGCAACATTGCCATCGTCCTGGGGCCCAATCTACTCTGGCCACGAGCCGAAGG agaagctgctctgttcgACATGGCGTCAGCTTCTTCAGTCCAAGTGGTGACGATCATTGAGCCTCTTATTCAGCACAGCTCCAGCCTCTTCCCCGAAG CTGTATCCTTTGAGATCCCAGAACTTCCTGAAGTCCCAGAAGACACCCTGTCAGCTCCTGTTGCCCAGTCTCTGATGTCAGAAAGGATGAAACTGAGCAGGACAGTCTCCTCCTCGTCATCCAcaacctcctcctgctcctcttttcACCTCCCTCTCTCAAAGACAAACAG CACAGCCTCTCAGGACAGTGGTGGCTTCTTCCTGGTGAAATCTGGCTCTGTGAGTCGCAGTGGCACCACCACATGGGCCAGCCCTGTAGCTGAGACAGCAGCACCAAcccatcaaaacacaacatccagCAGCAGCCCACTCTCTGTCAATCCCAGCCCAGTTGTGACTTTCAACACTTCCACTGCCTGTAGCTCGGCAGCAAACCAGGGCCCAGCCCCGGTTCCCAAAGCAACAGGACCAGCACCAAGCACAGGTCAGATCAGGAGTCCCACCCAGAGGCAGTGCTCAGACCAGGGCCAGCTTGAGCCAATTTTGGAGGCCCCACCAGACTCTCCCAAGGCACTTGTGAAGATCAGCTCACCTTATAAAC CAAAAAGATCTTTCAACGTGACCAAAGCCAACCAAGCTAACGAGCAGGTGACGGTTCAGTTCACTAAACCAAGACCGCCTGCACCTCCCAGGCTCCAGGCCCCTCCACTCCCCACCACAGCCCCAGCGGATGCCGACACAAGGACCCAGCCCGTACCAGCACCGAGAGGTCAGCCAGCCAACCAAAAAAAGCCTCCTCCAAAAAAGCCTGGACTCAGAGCCCCGAACTGCCCtccgcctcttcctcctccatcacagcCAAAAGCGGTTCCATCTTTAGCACAGTGA
- the cdc42ep1a gene encoding cdc42 effector protein 1 yields the protein MNLQEKLSGLKGLVTHSHSKRRYKGDLTLDMISPPLGDFRHTMHVGRGGDVFGDTSFLSNHGGSANANNGESDSISSPDNKIGAFFSRTLRQIRRGSDNRPREVSKDLSPPPPVVSPIIKNAISLPRLDVDMPNGSPTTKLLFGSSQNTPEEKKSSYGLDSGFVTLPRLSRSERQQPSISLPISCSPNIHRGSLTDPTDAILSTCSTSILTSDPKPTTTAYSDSLPSLTSLDTFTFDLGPSLMSEVFGLIDGHPEEHSHAWEGEEAGSACGLTTEGSEMDSATISYVDSLLREDCGGGKSPHQVEWEEEEGSVTGVNGVGLSVKVPDVVMGSPERVRLGMGMESERFQSATDVLARHYGGSLLKGQSRMAVADSEMMIVNEAKKNMSYSYMDDEDEIKV from the exons ATGAATCTTCAGGAAAAGCTGTCAGGCCTCAAAGGCCTGGTCACACACTCCCACAGCAAGCGCCGCTATAAAGGCGACCTCACATTGGACATGATCAGCCCTCCTCTGGGTGACTTCCGCCACACCATGCACGTGGGCCGTGGCGGCGATGTATTCGGGGACACCTCCTTCCTCAGCAACCACGGCGGCTCGGCCAATGCGAACAACGGGGAATCGGATTCTATTTCCAGCCCCGACAACAAGATCGGGGCGTTCTTCTCCAGGACGCTCCGCCAGATCAGGAGGGGCTCTGACAACCGACCCAGAGAAGTATCCAAAGATCTGTCGCCGCCACCGCCTGTCGTTTCTCCCATCATCAAGAACGCCATCTCCCTTCCCAGGCTGGATGTGGATATGCCTAATGGGAGTCCCACCACCAAACTGCTCTTCGGCAGTTCTCAAAACACgccagaggagaagaaaagctCTTATG GTCTGGACTCTGGTTTCGTCACTCTGCCTCGTCTCTCCCGCTCTGAGCGCCAGCAGCCTTCCATCTCCCTCCCCATTTCCTGCTCCCCTAACATCCACCGCGGCTCTCTGACCGACCCCACCGACGCCATCTTatccacctgctccacctccattctgacctctgaccccaaACCCACCACCACCGCCTACTCTGACTCCCTTCCTTCCCTCACCTCCCTGGACACCTTCACCTTTGACCTCGGCCCCTCCCTCATGAGCGAGGTGTTCGGCCTGATCGACGGCCACCCTGAGGAGCATAGCCACGCctgggagggagaggaggcggGCTCAGCGTGCGGGCTGACCACTGAGGGATCAGAGATGGACTCGGCTACTATCTCATATGTGGATTCGCTGTTGCGGGAGGACTGCGGGGGCGGGAAGAGCCCGCATCAGGTGGaatgggaggaggaagaggggagcgTGACGGGGGTGAACGGAGTTGGGCTTTCTGTTAAAGTGCCTGATGTGGTGATGGGATCTCCTGAAAGAGTGAGGTTGGGGATGGGGATGGAGAGCGAGCGGTTCCAGAGTGCTACAGATGTGCTCGCACGCCACTATGGTGGCAGCCTCTTAAAGGGACAGAGCAGGATGGCGGTTGCAGATTCAGAGATGATGATCGTCAACGAGGCGAAGAAGAATATGTCCTACAGTTACATGGACGACGAGGATGAAATCAAAGTCTGA